The DNA sequence taaattttgatttcaatgaaaaacaaaagcgtgCATGCCAAAAGTTTACCAAATAAATCAAATGTTTAAAAGCAACCGCAGTATcctctttaaataaaaaaccATCTTTCGAACAAATTTTAGTAAGAGTCTTTGCAATAACAATGATGGACGTTTTAGAAAAGCTAAAGCCATGCATCAAACCAATATCAGGATTGGCATGAAAGGCAAAATCTGgaattttgatttgaaattacatgATGTAATCTGAAAACTACCACTCTTggataaaccaatcagatttcaATGAAATGACATACGAAGCgtaaaatgttaatgaaaatTCACAACAACATTTCAAACTCTCTAACGTCTCCTTAGAGAATCAATAGCAAATTGCCATCATGTTTCCAGTGATATTTTTGGTTGCCTTGACCTTCGTCGGACCGTCTTTCTGTTCGCCAGTGAACCCTGTATTTGATTTAACAGATGCCAATTTTGAACATTTCCTCAAAGATAAAGACGCAATGCTGGTCGATTTCTACGCCCCATGGTATGTCATTGTTCCATGACAGGTTGTTTTCTGTTCTAATCGTCCACTTCAAAACGGTcgcaaaaaatgaaagcgaAAGAATTTAATCCAATCGTATGTATCAATAAGAGCTGGTTTTTTTTACTATTAACGCTTAATTTCGATTACCAGTACAAGAGAAGAAAAACCAGAccagaaaaggaagcaagACTATTCATGGGTGGTTGGTCCTGCaggttttttcaattttgaaaagttatATTCACTCGGATAAGAGATTTGTATTCTAAAACGTTGCTTTTAAGTCTACGAAAGGGCTTCAAGAGCAAGTCTTTAAACAAACGACCAAAATAAACACGGGTTGATTTGTGTCCAATGGCAGCTTCTAATGAACCCGACAATATTTAAACTTAAGACTGACGAAATAAAATGATCGTTGCCATCTAAAGACaatgaattaaagaaaagatcacCTAGCCAAATGCACTTTACATGAGAGCAAAACAATGAACAATTAGACGGAGAAGTGATTCCCAAAGGCGGCACTTTTGCCAGGACGATAGCTAAAACACTGAAATAGAGCCGCTTCCAAAACTGTTTTCTCAAGAACATTAGTGACGAAAACATTAGACAGGAACATGTAGTAGTAGCAACTCAAAGAGCAGTATTGCCACCACGTGACCAATGTAGGCGAATCAGGCGTCGACAAAACTGTAACGGCAATGACAACGacaaaaatcaatgatttgattggttgaatgaagaaaaataatcgtgccgcacgtgcagcatgctTTTTGGtgatgttttgacgtagtctgcaaaacgacgacgtgaaattttcacaagGAAGATTatggacgttcgcgccaaaatgttcctacggtgagattttcttcttttctcccctagagttagttcataaagtacttactccaaaaatgaaaaaaaaggtgggggtcaccgactttgtttcggagaaaatggcagtggaaaaatgccttaatttcgataaatcggttataataacgagatgtagcctcctctgctaatccatcgaaaatcctgAAAAGAAACCGTTAGAGTGGAGGTTTCCgtgcataggtttttaggggtgggattctaagataatttcatgccgctagggatgtcgtaaacagtagagttcatcctcgaggagcgttttcgtaagctctatcaattacaaccactaccggaattcgatggcacgaggaaagaaaattttataaaaagataacttcttacggtgagatttttttcattttatcatattttgttgatagtaagtagagtaagtgattcatgattaaaaaaataggggtcaccgatgatccaaaggagtaaaatcgatgtgatttttttccccggcgttttcgacgccatgCTTATCTTCGGGACCAGTCAATCATAACTAATACGTgaagtgatgcgtgacatattacagtcgcgttacctgcgcagcaacgatgcgcacaaacaattagcgcgaacgttCTTTAGCAAAGACGAAATCGACAACAGCGAGaatgtcatctgaaaattcaaccccgcgtttctgcaatcatttctcaattattcaaagtctttatgcttgaaaaatgtgttctaactatcctagAATTTAATTGAAACCAGTGCATGAGagataagaaaacaaaattgaacatttgtcatcatatgctcacgtcgtccacacaactgcagaacaggtcatttcaagtcgtggaaagaacgagaacgtctgcgaaatgccCAGAAATGTAAAATGCATGTGCAAAGCCTGcaaaacaatagtttttcATTGCCAAGCATGCAAATTCGtgagttgttgttgtcgtcCAGGCGTGGTTGCTAAAGCTCTCTGTAATTGAGGATTCTGACGACAAGGCGAGCCCGCTgcaataaatctttcattctctgcctcaacatgaaaaccattcgtgccaagcaagcgaaagtacaGTTCGCCTATTTTATACAACGTGACCACCATAGAATAGTCTcgaaacacttaacctaaGGCAAAGTTCCATTTTGatgtgacgttttcgctacaccagccgtcgtagcttcttgaATTCCCTAATGTAACCTTTGCTTCTCCCTTGTTAGGTGCAGTGATTGCGCGAGATTGAAACCTGAATTTGATGCTGCTGCGAAAGCTCTCGCAGAGAGAGGAAAATACGTTCTTGCCAAGGTTAGTAGTTAGTTTCATGAAGTAAAAGACCCAGCTTCTTTGACATGCGCCATTCAGGAGGTGTCTCCAATAAGCCCTTTAAGCCTTCCAACTCTTTCAAACCTAAGCAAGCGATAGAGCTGTCGAGCTCGTTAATAACAGGCAATTTTTAAGCATCGAAAGATTCAAATTCCAGGTTACCAATGAGTCTCTAGGCCCGTATATGTAAACTGATATATTACTGGCATGTCTATGGTGGgaaggccatttgcatgagtTCCTGGATATCATGAtaaattgaaaggaaagaaagtttttgtttttggacaAATTTAGAAATGATCTCGCATCATtactgctttgttttgtttttttatatttgtttcCTCCATTCATCACATTACATTATATGTTAGGATATTAAAAAGAACATGAACGGAGAAGCACACAATATAGTAAAGACGAATTAAGGCTCTTAGCTTACTTGAATAAGGCTCTTAAGATAACTGCGACTATCATTTTTCGAACAAACATGCAAACCCATGTACGAGCACACGCACAAACACGCACACCATGACTGCAATTAACGAATAATTGTTCATAATTGTTGAACAAtttaagataaaaaagaaTGGCTTAGTTTCGCACAAACACGCACACCATGACTGCAATTAACGAATAATTGTTCATAATTGTTCaacaatttaagaaaaaaaaaagaatggctTAGTTTCTTAataaactgtggtactgcatCAGTGGAGAAGTATAACAACAAAGTTTGGTTCATCACACGAATTGAAATGATGTCCAAGTACCAGCTTAAGAAGATTATAAAGATGAAGTATCTCGCGTTCGCTGATAAATTGACGCTTCAagggttagcccttcgtcagagcgaatttaAGAAAGTCTTTCTTATTGAAAACAGGCGAGGCCTCGTGGCGACCTCCTTGATGTGGTCGGTTGTTTCAATGGGTGGTTTTGacgttacgtcatagccgccatgttggtggacgaaaacagAAGATTTCTCATTAGCTCCTTctgttcgtccaccagcaattgtacattgcagcatcGTCATCTCTGTCgctagagattggttgcaaaccatCTATAGTTTATTAACGCTGAAGAAAAGGCCGGGCaatttacgtgcgtaaatcaACTCACGATACTTAGTCACTACTGTGTTTTAAAACTCCTTCATAACTTTGCCCACATCAACAGATTAACTGTTTTGGAACAGGAAGAGAAATTtgcgaaaaacaattcaatgtaCACAGCTGGCCTCAGCTTAAAGTGTTCAGAAGAGGAAAGTACGCTGGAGAGTACCAGGGACCCCAGGAAAAAGGTAAATAGGCCCGCAAAGCGTTGAGAGATTGTACTTGTGAAAACGGTGAATAAGAGTTAGCCAAAACAACCACTTGGCTAATCGCAGGTTTATCAATTCATAACCCTCCAGTGGTCATAATCTTTGTCGGAGGGCCTCATGGAATTATGGCATAATTCTTGAGTTTCCAGTGCCTTCTTTTGTAACACGAAGGAGGGCAGGGGGCTGGAAttgaggagaaaaaaaaaacaaagaagaaaagaggTAGCCTAGTTCCCAGGGCcttgagagagagagaaaagacCACGCTCCTGGCAAGCGCATACGCACAAGTGATGCAAGGCCAAATATCAACATGTCCAACAACTTCTCCAAAGGAAAAATCGACCCCTTTAGCTTAGTATGGAGGACTCAACTAAACATCAGCCCTGTGATGTGTCCACCGCCGAGAGCATGCGCACAACCATATCTCCGAGGAAGTGGCAGCCTTAGATAGCTGTTTGGTCTTGTTCAGGCGTCATCAGTAACACACTGCCGTCAGGCCTTTTGTGGCACAGAGTCTACTTTTGACGCTGTTAATGAAAAGTAACTCTATCCATTTTATCATCCAGGTTACATCGAAAGGTTCATGATGGCTACCCTAGAGCAGAAAGTCCCGCAGAACGTTTATCAAGACCAGTCCTCTCCGTGTAAGAATAGACCGGCTTATCTTAAGAATCCAGCAGGGCCCTGGTACCAAAACGGCTGGACGTACTCGAAAATCGGCACGGAACCTTACCAAAACCCCACATATCCTTGTTAACCAATTCAAATCTAATTATACCCGTTTATGCGGTCATTTCAATACGAAAAACCCCTTATCAAAAGGCGAGGTGCCTTAGGCACAAGATGGAGATTCCTAAATTCAAGGCAGAGCATACAATGTTCTGTGAATACttaagctaaaaaaaaaacacatccAAGAGCAATTGCCCGTATTCCTTTACAGAATATTGCTTACGcttatttttttataagaTCCATTGGCTGCTACTGTCATGCAATTAGCCAAACGCTGGAGTCAACAATCTAACACGTCAGTCAGATTACTTTTATTAAATGTACTTCATATTTCAACGAAATCTTACGTTTTTAATGCCGCTTCAACATTTTGGCAAAGCAAACATCTCCAGAAAGACGTCATTCAATTCGCAATCGAGTGAGGTATTTTGATGGCAGGGAAGGGAGCCTGAACTCACCATTTTGCCGTCGAACTGGCCAAGGGTGACGAAAATTACATGGCTCCAAAtctggtaaaaaaatatttgtgaaAATGTCCAATTGTACTTCATTCGATGGTCAATCTCGTTGTactcattttaaaattatacattattgtttttctgaTAAACTTGGGTTTTTCCAAAAGTCAGAGGCCATTGTCTGGGTCTGAAATAAAttaagaaaccaaaaaaaaacaattaccCGGGTGTGGAAAAAGCTAAAATGCTAAGAGCTTTTTTAGTACTgcgcttgtttgtttgttttgtttttttcaagtcTCACCTTGTAAATTCTCTAGACTGGAATGAGTTTGACCATCACCACCCCTGTCGGGTTGACAATTGCCTTGAAGGAGTCCTTATATAGCCCAAGATCCTTGTGCTCAAATAGGTCATGAGCCATCGCCTGTGTGGCGTGAAGTCCAACCTAACAAAACATAAATGATAAATGTACTTAATTTTGAAATGCATCACATTTAGAGAGACTTTTCGATGCTTTTGCACTTGAATTCGGAAAACAATTCATTGCAGTTGTTGTGTGCACTAAAGAACGGTTTCACAGCGGTTATCCTTCAAAGTACAGGACGACATTCCAAGCTCGTTCCCAGCGTTCTCTCGGGTGCATACCTGGGTACAAGTTGGAAGGGTATTTGCGGACCGACAAATCGGAAACCAGGCTTCTCACGACACACATAAGCAAACAGCGGTTGATTGGTTACTTAGTCCGTGTTCTAGAACAAAAATAGTTCTGGGAGCTGTCTTATCTAAGTTGTGAGAGcgctcgcctcccaccaacgTGGCCCTCGACCCCATATGGTGGCTTAGTTTTTGGGTTCTTTACTAATCTTCTAGAGATCAATTCTTGATTAACAGTCTCTCCACTCTGAGGAAAGGTTTGTTCTTCGATAGACGAGTTTCACGGAGGTGTCAGAGTGTTAACTCAGTATTCCAAGAAATACAGTACCTAGGgcttgtttctcaaaagtcccgaaacttttcgggtctgTTTCGGGTCtgtttcgggtgccacaattcccacCGAGGATTACAAGACTAACAACAAAGCAAACGCAAAATAACTGCTACTTACGAGTTCAAAACTTGCAGAGAGAGTAACAGGGGTAGATTCAGAGTGCGAAAACAGCACCGCAGCTACCGCGCCATCAGCTAAAGGCCGCGCCCATATCTCGGATTGTCCGGTCTAAAATGAAAGACAATCACATGTAAGCTACTCTTCGTTATTGCAGAAACTGGCTAGCTCGCTTAGATTTAGGGTTACTGGAATACTATTCGGGTGCCTATGGCTAACTCGTGAACAGAACATTTTAGAAACAAAGAGCTGATAGTGAACTTGCAATTGGTCTACCATTGAAGCCTGTCAAAACATGGTTGTCAAAACTATGGAGCTCTCATAAAGTCAAGGTTTTATTCAATGGCTTTTAATTGGACATACTACCAGAACGCAAATGTTGGGGAATGTTAGAAGTGCAACTTTTGAGGTATATAGACTTCTCTACCCATTCCAGGTAACATAATATGACAGTATGTGCCTGTGAAGCTGGAGCATCCATGGAGGGTTTCATTGTTTCCttattgttgtactgggatTCCTGTTTTAAGTCAGTCGCTCATTCCCAGTTCTTTTCTAGTCTTACTTTTGTCGCAATGGAATAATGTGCTCCTTTGACATTATTTCACCATTCACTTCTGTATTGTTTCATCAACCACAAAATGTACAATGTTTCGAGACACAATGTAAATAccaaatggaagaaatgactGGAACAGTTTTGTATATATACAGAAACTGATACTATTGTAGGGTGCGAACAGAGctggtggatgaaagggaCATATCTTAGGTGGTCTAGGGGccaacatttctctccctccctgcctgatcgGGGGCCGACACAGGGTCGGGggccgactggtatctgacacttagctcacagtataagcgatccgcgggccgaaatcttggggatactcgtcatggtacgccgctctagcgccacgtctagaggtactacttactggttccagttttttttttgtttttcatgtgCCAGGTAATTcgtctgcgcatgcgcaagttGTAAAATATGCCAACTTTCCCTCCGCCATTGCGTAAAGGCCCATTTTGACCCAAAAGACATTGCGTGCCGCATTGGATTTTGCAAAGACGGAAAACCCGAAAATCACACTATCAAAAtgctgaaaatatttcaaaacaccAACACAAGTGTGCAATGTCTTCTGGTGAACAAGGGCCCTTATGATACCTCTTGATATCTCGGAGAACTGCAGATAAGCAAAAACGTCGAACAAGTCGATGCAGGTGTGTCGAGCACTTGAAAGCGAAAAATGTCTAAAGAAACTACGGCGCTCGGCGGGGACCGGGGAGGGGAGAACATTAAGGTTAGATTTTATCAAGCGAGATTGACACCGTAAAAGGATAGAAAAGCTTACGTTTCGAGCCTTATGCCTTCGTCAGATCTAATCTCGGCAGCTTCTTAGCTTCATACAATTTCATTGCCACTGAAAATGATCCGCTCTCTCACCTGAACTCTCCTTCCCATTTTACCGAGTTTGTCTTGATTCACAGCAATGACCTCGCTGAAATAAAGGAGGCCATACTTCAATAACCGTAGTCGACAAGCTTGCGAAATTTGGCCCTGCTTACATGCACAAACACCGACGCAGAAGGCAAAAGGTGAGGTAAGCGACTGCGGCGAAGCAACGAGGCAGAACAAAGATAATCATTGGTTCAATGACGACAAATAATGaacgtgctgcacgtgcaagCACGCACTTGAGTACATTTCACCCTCTctctctgcaaaaaacaatTACGTAAATCGTTCCTTCCACTGTGTTCAAGATTCAATTCCGTTCTTACAAGTGAAAGAGACGAAATttagatatttaacaatgaaaaagtAGTCTTGCACTCTTTGCACGAGcgctttttatttttgttcatttagcTGATGTTCTCTCCCTATTAACGaggtgaaatgacctgttttgctgTTACGAAGACGAAATGTGACAAAACTTCATCTCTGCTTTAACTCTCTAATTACACGGTCTGAGGGTAAAACACAGACTCCAGACAAGGCCTTAGTTGCTCAAAGGTTAGACGGTGCTATCCATAGGAAGAaccactatccactggatagaTACTGCCAAAACCCATTGAGTTATCCATTGCACAGTGATTTATTCACCCTTTGAATAACTGGGACCTGgggtaaaatgcagactgcaTACACtctttttatatatatatatatatatatatatatatatatatatatatatatatatatatatatatatatatatataagaatGTTGTTTTTCCGGCTCAGGTTgaatattcttatttttctgcaGATTTTAGGCTGAAAATATTCTTGTACTATTCTTAAATTGTAGCTTATGACATTTCTGTTTTAGAATTACATGGGTTTGATATCTAGATCCGTATCGCGTTACACGTGCTAGTGCaggtttttttcgttttgttggCTAGTTTTGCCGTTAGAGAAAGGAATAATTTTATACGGTTAAgttaaaaacataaaattgtATTGTATTTACAGATGTTTCAACACAAAATTCTATCGatccttttcaaaatttcagtcTCGGCttcattcttaaaatttcgCAAATTTCAGCCTTGATATTCTCAAAAAATATGTtcttacaaaaacaaaagagtgtACTGCAGACCCGGCCAGGGGGATAAAAAGTGAGACTTGGGCACAAAATATTGAAACTATGAAATTTCTTCAGGTAGACGATGTTTATTCGATTGTGATGGATTATATCATGCAAAAAGCCATTACGATTCTTACCACACGCTACCGGCATTGTCTGAAACCACTTGGAAGTTGGGCAGTCAAGCCCAGGGTGCTCTTGAgagtattttatttattgagGGCAAATTTGATGCAACTTAATCTACTTCGTTCTGCAGGATTCAGTCTGCACTTTACCCCTGGTCTGCCGTCTGCGTTTTACAATGACCGCCAATTACACCACGAACAACGCTTCTTAAGTACGGCAAGCGATAACCGGTGACGCCAACATAAATAGCTCATAGAACTGATTAGTTAAAACTTCAAACCTGTTCAGAAGAATATCTTTTGCCCAAGATGGAATTTTGCGAAGATCATTGGACATGATTAAAGGCTGAAAGAAACACAACAACGTCAACGATGAAAAAGACTCAGTTGTCTTCTAATGGACACAAATAAAATCACAAATGGTGCAGAGTTCAAGTTGACTTACAGAAGCCATGATTGACCACAACGCAAACTGCGTCTTAGATTGTTCGAAGCTTAAACCAAAGTCACCTATAATGAGCTGCGAAAAACacataaaacataaaacagTACAGCGCTTGCGTCATCGAAAGAAAACTGCAATTGATTAGGAGAACACAAATAGAGAGGATAGGAGCCTAATTTTACGATAATATTGCCACTTTAACCTCCAAGGCTACACCCCTCTGTAACAGACCCAGTGGCATCTATATTCTCACCGGGTTTCTTAATTGGAAAAACGTCAGCGGGTCGGCAAATTTTCTACCAGGTTGCCCCTTTCTGTCAGGTCGcagttttgcctttttcaaagaaacacaaaTGATATATGCTGGGTATATAAAAGTCGCACCGGGGAAGCCACAAACCGGCCgggtaaaatttaaaatttcaccAGGTACAAGGGAGGCTAAATTTTCACTGGCTGAAGGGAAAAATTCCACTGGGTCGGGTTTCACTGGGTCTGTTACAGAAGAGTGTGAGGCTGGTGGTTGAACAGCTTGCAACCGACACCGGTTCCCACCcattcaccgaagttaagcccatTTGAACAGGGTTGATAGTTAGATGTGCTGTACTCCTAGGGGAGTCACCATAGCGTACTCGTCATCAAAGACACTACCTCCTATCATGTGAGGTGAGTCATTTCAAATTGACCCGAGGGTTTCCTTCCTCATCGAAATCGACTTATGTCAGCATGCTATCAAGTTCGTGTTTAAACGAGCTGTACGGCTGCTTGCTGATACGTGGTTAAATATGGAAATATCTTAGTTTTACTATCACGCCAGGAAAAGAATCTCGAGAAATCACACGCGGGTAAGGGGAAGTACGGGGCGGGAGATACAGGTGATCGATTAGTGATGCAGCAAGTGGCCTGTAAAAGAGgtacatttcattcaaatgtttttaagTCTAAAACAAATACAGGTTAAAAATCCTCAATCATGAATGAGGAGAAGACAGTTAAACCTTCCACAAACTAttaaaacaacaggaaaaaacaaatggttCAATAGGTACACAATGTGTACAAATTATGTGGCTAGAATTGCGATACCTCATCTGGGTCATTCCAATGTCCTGGCCCAGCAGCCGGTATCATTTCATCTAAATGATCACCATACCATTTTATTATGCCACTAACACTCGCCCATGAATCCTAACAGagagaaacaaacaagatCTTTCAAATGAGCTGAAATATCAGCAGAGATGATAGAATCGATATTCCTGAAGCATGGACGCCCGAGATCAAGAAAGCCAACAGAAGTCAACCTCATTAGCTGATGGAGGTTTATAGCTGGGAGCAATCGAAATACTGTGATCTACATTTCAAGTTACTACATCGTGAGACAAATGATAGCACTCTGTTATTATTGTAGTTACTGTACGTACATGTCCCAATGAATTTACTGGTACCTGTTTTCCTCATTAGAACatctttaaaaatattgagggggacattgggggGTGCCGAACACCGCAATACCGCAGAAAATATCGACAAATACCGTAATACCGCCAAAAAATCggcaaatatcgcaataccGCATCGAAAGTCGATGAAATACCGAAATCGCAAAAAAGTGGTATAATTTAAAGGTTCATTTACAATGTTAAGCCTTATAGAccatattcataaatggcggccacgaaattattcttttgtctttctgCTAGTCAACCTactagcctcactttaaagcaaaggttcttttgaattttgttcctactaacgaggctagtgaggatgattatcataaaaacaaaagaatgattaattagccgccatttatgaatatggtctattggcATAGCACAGCTGTCAACAAAGCAACATCCCACACGAACATGAGGCAGAGCATTTTAGTGGCAAGacattataaaaataaaaataaaaccaacTTAGGGAAAA is a window from the Acropora palmata chromosome 1, jaAcrPala1.3, whole genome shotgun sequence genome containing:
- the LOC141877393 gene encoding protein disulfide-isomerase A4-like gives rise to the protein MFPVIFLVALTFVGPSFCSPVNPVFDLTDANFEHFLKDKDAMLVDFYAPWCSDCARLKPEFDAAAKALAERGKYVLAKINCFGTGREICEKQFNVHSWPQLKVFRRGKYAGEYQGPQEKGYIERFMMATLEQKVPQNVYQDQSSPCKNRPAYLKNPAGPWYQNGWTYSKIGTEPYQNPTYPC